From Mus musculus strain C57BL/6J chromosome 17, GRCm38.p6 C57BL/6J, the proteins below share one genomic window:
- the Plin4 gene encoding perilipin-4 isoform X2 — translation MSASGDGTRVPPKSKGKTLSSFFGSLPGFSSARNLVSHTHSSTSTKDLQTATDPSGTPAPSSKVSTNSQMAGDAAGLLQPSEQTAGDKDMGSFSVTSSEDAFSGVFGIMDAAKGMVQGGLGATQSALVGTKEAVSGGVMGAVGVAKGLVKGGLDTSKNVLTNTKDTVTTGVMGAANMAKGTVQTGLDTTKSVVMGTKDTVATGLAGAVNVAKGTIQGGLDTTKSVVMGTKDTVTTGLTGAVNVAKGVVQGGLDTTKSVVMGTKDTVTTGLTGAMNVAKGTAQMGIDTSKTVLTGTKDTVCAGATGAINVAKGAAQGGLDTTKSVLIGTKDTVTTGLTGAVNVAKGAVQGGLDTTKSVVMGTKDTVTTGLTGAMNVAKGTAQMGLGTSKTVLTGTKDTVCAGLTGAINVAKGAAQGGLDTTKSVLMGTKDTVTTGLTGAVNVAKGTIQGGLDTTKSVVMGTKDTVTTGLTGAVNVAKGTIQGGLDTTKSVVMGTKDTVTTGLTGAVNVAKGAVQGGLDTTKSVVMGTKDTVTTGLTGALNVAKGTAQMGIDTSKTVLTGTKDTVCAGATGAINMAKGAAQEGLDTTKSVLMGTKDTVTTGLTGAINVAKGSAQGGLDTTKSVLIGTKDTVSTGLTGALNVAKGTVQTGLDTSQRVLTGTKDNVYAGVTGAVNVAKGTIQGGLDTTKSVVMGTKDTVTTGLTGAVNVAKGAAQGGLDTTKSVVMGTKDTVTTGLTGAMNVAKGTAQMGLGTSKTVLTGTKDTVCAGLTGAINVAKGAAQGGLDTTKSVLMGTKDTVTTGLTGAVNVAKGTIQGGLDTTKSVVMGTKDTVTTGLTGAVNVAKGAVQGGLDTTKSVVMGTKDTVTTGLTGALNVAKGTAQMGIDTSKTVLIGTKDTVCAGATGAINMAKGAAQGGLDTTKSVLMGTKDTVTTGLTGAINVAKGSAQGGLDTTKSVLIGTKDTVTTGLTGALNVAKGTVQTGLDTSQRVLTGTKDNVYAGVTGAVNVAKGTIQGGLDTTKSVVMGTKDTVTTGLTGAVNVAKGAVQGGLDTTKSVVMGTKDTVTTGLTGAMNVAKGTAQMGIDTSKTVLTGTKDTVCAGLTGAINVAKGATQGGLDTTKSVLMGTKDTVTTGLTGAINVAKGAAQGGLDTTKSVLLGTKDTVTTGLTGAANVAKETVQMGLDTSKNILMDTKDSICAGATGAITVVKGAAQGGLDTSNAALTGTMDTAKGTVQTSLDTSKHMLIGMKDTVCAGVTSAMNMAKGIHKNTDTTRDTQSSVLAHSGNVATNAIHTGVHTVPSSLSGSHSIICHEPSIYRATNHGVGQAILTSTESLCCETSSFSDKYGLGHVTEPRADTKTLVSGMASSACAATRSVEECGQLAATGFAALPDELKGLGDIFQPMTTEEQAQLAVSESGPRVLSADRGSYYIRLGDLAPSFRQRAFEHALSHIQHNQFQARAALAQLQEAFQMTDMTMEAACGKLCSDQSLNTMVEAVGSHEVGVAWAFLPTAPSQSSVPPYLSPPLQMRASVAQDRLCTLAHQLHAAYSSLVTSLQGLPEVQQQAGQARHSLCKLYGLVSSEAGSELQTEQLAQSSAGVVEAWQGLEVLLEKLQQNPPLSWLVGPFTSMPCGQL, via the exons ATGTCAGCTTCAGGAGATGGGACCAGGGTCCCCCCCAAATCCAAAGGCAAG ACCTTGAGCAGTTTCTTTGGGTCCCTGCCTGGCTTCAGCTCTGCCCGGAACCTGGTGTCCCACACTCACAGCTCCACCTCCACAAAGGACTTACAAACAGCAACAGACCCCTCGGGGACTCCTGCCCCCTCATCTAAAG tgTCCACCAACTCACAGATGGCAGGGGATGCAGCAGGGCTGCTCCAACCTTCTGAACAG ACAGCTGGAGACAAGGACATGGGAAGTTTCAGTGTGACCAGCAGTGAAGATGCCTTCTCTGGGGTGTTTGGCATCATGGATGCTGCAAAAGGAATGGTCCAGGGTGGACTGGGTGCTACCCAGTCGGCCCTTGTCGGAACTAAGGAGGCAGTATCTGGAGGTGTGATGGGAGCAGTGGGCGTGGCCAAAGGTCTTGTCAAGGGAGGTCTTGACACTTCAAAGAATGTCCTCACCAATACGAAGGACACAGTTACCACAGGAGTCATGGGAGCTGCAAACATGGCCAAAGGGACAGTACAGACAGGCCTGGACACCACCAAGTCTGTGGTCATGGGCACTAAGGACACAGTGGCCACAGGACTTGCAGGGGCTGTGAATGTGGCTAAAGGCACCATCCAGGGTGGCCTGGACACCACCAAGTCTGTGGTCATGGGCACTAAGGACACGGTGACCACAGGACTCACAGGGGCTGTGAACGTGGCTAAAGGTGTTGTCCAGGGTGGCCTGGACACTACCAAGTCTGTGGTCATGGGCACCAAGGACACAGTAACCACAGGACTCACAGGGGCCATGAATGTGGCTAAAGGCACAGCGCAGATGGGTATAGACACCAGCAAGACTGTGCTGACTGGCACAAAGGACACTGTATGTGCTGGGGCCACAGGAGCCATTAATGTAGCTAAAGGGGCTGCCCAAGGAGGCCTGGACACCACCAAGTCTGTGCTCATAGGCACCAAGGATACGGTGACCACAGGGCTCACAGGGGCTGTGAACGTGGCTAAAGGTGCTGTCCAGGGAGGCCTGGACACTACCAAGTCTGTGGTCATGGGCACCAAGGACACGGTAACCACAGGACTCACTGGGGCCATGAATGTGGCTAAAGGCACAGCACAGATGGGTCTTGGCACCAGCAAGACTGTGCTGACTGGCACAAAGGACACTGTATGTGCTGGGCTCACAGGAGCCATTAATGTGGCTAAAGGGGCTGCCCAAGGAGGCCTGGACACCACCAAGTCTGTGCTCATGGGTACAAAGGACACAGTGACCACAGGGCTCACAGGGGCTGTGAACGTGGCTAAAGGTACCATCCAGGGTGGCCTGGACACCACCAAGTCTGTGGTCATGGGCACTAAGGACACGGTGACCACAGGGCTCACAGGGGCTGTGAACGTGGCTAAAGGTACCATCCAGGGTGGCCTGGACACCACCAAGTCTGTGGTCATGGGCACTAAGGACACGGTGACCACAGGACTCACAGGGGCTGTGAACGTGGCTAAAGGTGCTGTCCAGGGTGGCCTGGACACTACCAAATCTGTGGTCATGGGCACCAAGGACACAGTAACCACAGGACTCACAGGGGCCTTGAATGTGGCTAAAGGCACAGCACAGATGGGTATAGACACCAGCAAGACTGTGCTGACTGGCACAAAGGACACTGTATGTGCTGGGGCCACAGGAGCCATTAACATGGCTAAAGGGGCTGCCCAAGAAGGCCTGGACACTACCAAGTCCGTGCTCATGGGTACAAAGGACACGGTGACCACAGGACTCACAGGGGCCATTAACGTGGCTAAAGGGTCTGCCCAAGGAGGCCTGGACACCACCAAGTCTGTGCTCATTGGTACGAAGGACACGGTGTCCACAGGGCTCACAGGAGCCTTGAATGTGGCCAAAGGAACAGTACAGACAGGTCTGGATACTAGCCAGAGAGTGCTGACAGGCACAAAGGACAATGTATATGCTGGGGTCACTGGTGCAGTAAATGTGGCCAAAGGTACCATCCAGGGCGGCTTGGACACCACCAAGTCTGTGGTCATGGGCACTAAGGACACGGTGACCACAGGACTCACAGGGGCTGTGAACGTGGCTAAAGGTGCTGCCCAGGGAGGCCTGGACACTACCAAGTCTGTGGTCATGGGCACCAAGGACACAGTAACCACAGGACTCACAGGGGCCATGAATGTGGCTAAAGGCACAGCACAGATGGGTCTTGGCACCAGCAAGACTGTGCTGACTGGCACAAAGGACACTGTATGTGCTGGGCTCACAGGAGCCATTAATGTGGCTAAAGGGGCTGCCCAAGGAGGCCTGGACACCACCAAGTCTGTGCTCATGGGTACAAAGGACACAGTGACCACAGGGCTCACAGGGGCTGTGAACGTGGCTAAAGGTACCATCCAGGGTGGCCTGGACACCACCAAGTCTGTGGTCATGGGCACTAAGGACACGGTGACCACAGGACTCACAGGGGCTGTGAACGTGGCTAAAGGTGCTGTCCAGGGTGGCCTGGACACTACCAAGTCTGTGGTCATGGGCACCAAGGACACAGTAACCACAGGACTCACAGGGGCCTTGAATGTGGCTAAAGGCACAGCACAGATGGGTATAGACACCAGCAAGACTGTGCTGATTGGCACAAAGGACACTGTATGTGCTGGGGCCACAGGAGCCATTAACATGGCTAAAGGGGCTGCCCAAGGAGGCCTGGACACTACCAAGTCCGTGCTCATGGGTACAAAGGACACGGTGACCACAGGACTCACAGGGGCCATTAACGTGGCTAAAGGGTCTGCCCAAGGAGGCCTGGACACCACCAAGTCTGTGCTCATTGGTACGAAGGACACGGTGACCACAGGGCTCACAGGAGCCTTGAATGTGGCCAAAGGAACAGTACAGACAGGTCTGGATACTAGCCAGAGAGTGCTGACAGGCACAAAGGACAATGTATATGCTGGGGTCACTGGTGCAGTAAATGTGGCCAAAGGTACCATCCAGGGCGGCTTGGACACCACCAAGTCTGTGGTCATGGGCACTAAGGACACGGTGACCACAGGACTCACAGGGGCTGTGAACGTGGCTAAAGGTGCTGTCCAGGGTGGCCTGGACACTACCAAATCTGTGGTCATGGGCACCAAGGACACAGTAACCACAGGACTCACAGGGGCCATGAATGTGGCTAAAGGCACAGCACAGATGGGTATAGACACCAGCAAGACTGTGCTGACTGGCACAAAGGACACTGTATGTGCTGGGCTCACAGGAGCCATTAATGTAGCTAAAGGGGCTACCCAAGGAGGCCTGGACACCACCAAGTCTGTGCTCATGGGTACAAAGGACACGGTGACCACAGGACTCACAGGTGCCATTAATGTTGCCAAAGGGGCTGCCCAAGGAGGCCTGGATACCACCAAGTCTGTGCTCTTAGGTACCAAGGACACCGTGACCACGGGGCTCACAGGGGCAGCAAATGTGGCCAAAGAAACAGTGCAAATGGGTCTGGATACCAGCAAGAACATCCTGATGGACACAAAGGACTCTATATGTGCTGGGGCCACAGGAGCCATTACTGTGGTCAAAGGGGCTGCTCAAGGAGGCCTGGATACTTCGAACGCAGCACTCACAGGCACAATGGACACGGCCAAAGGAACAGTGCAAACAAGCCTGGACACCAGCAAGCATATGCTTATAGGCATGAAGGACACTGTCTGTGCTGGGGTTACCAGTGCCATGAACATGGCTAAAGGTATTCATAAGAACACAGACACCACCAGAGACACCCAGTCTTCTGTGCTGGCTCATTCAGGTAATGTAGCCACCAATGCCATCCACACAGGTGTTCACACAGTTCCGAGTTCACTCTCTGGCTCTCATTCCATCATCTGTCATGAGCCTAGCATTTACAGAGCCACTAACCATGGGGTAGGACAAGCCATCCTGACTTCTACAGAGTCCCTGTGCTGTGAGACAAGCAGCTTCTCAGACAAATATGGCTTGGGGCATGTCACAGAGCCCAGAGCTGACACCAAAACCCTTGTGTCTGGTATGGCTTCATCTGCCTGCGCAGCTACCAGGTCAGTGGAGGAGTGTGGTCAGCTGGCTGCCACAGGCTTTGCTGCACTTCCTGATGAGTTGAAAGGGCTGGGTGATATCTTTCAGCCCATGACAACTGAGGAACAAG CTCAGCTGGCAGTCTCAGAGTCAGGGCCCCGAGTACTCTCTGCTGACCGGGGAAGCTACTACATCCGTCTGGGTGACCTGGCCCCTAGCTTCCGCCAGCGGGCCTTCGAACATGCCCTGAGCCACATACAGCACAACCAGTTCCAAGCCAGGGCTGCACTAGCCCAGCTCCAGGAGGCCTTCCAGATG ACAGACATGACCATGGAGGCTGCATGTGGGAAGCTGTGCAGTGACCAGAGCTTGAACACCATGGTGGAGGCTGTTGGTAGCCATGAGGTGGGTGTGGCATGGGCCTTCCTTCCCACTGCCCCTAGTCAAAGCTCTGTCCCTCCTTACCTTTCTCCACCTCTGCAGATGCGGGCTTCCGTGGCTCAGGACAGGCTGTGCACCCTCGCCCATCAGCTCCATGCAGCTTACAGCAGCCTAGTAACCAGCCTGCAGGGCCTGCCAGaggtgcagcagcaggcagggcaggcacgGCACAGCCTCTGCAAGCTGTATGGCCTTGTGTCTTCGGAGGCAGGTAGTGAGCTGCAGACAGAGCAGCTGGCCCAGAGCAGTGCTGGTGTTGTTGAGGCCTGGCAGGGCCTGGAGGTGCTGCTTGAGAAGCTGCAGCAGAACCCTCCACTCAGCTGGCTGGTTGGACCCTTCACCTCGATGCCTTGTGGCCAGCTGTAG
- the Plin4 gene encoding perilipin-4 isoform X1 yields the protein MSASGDGTRVPPKSKGKTLSSFFGSLPGFSSARNLVSHTHSSTSTKDLQTATDPSGTPAPSSKVSTNSQMAGDAAGLLQPSEQVSWFGRPWTGNLGFSGRFYFLSRAGDKDMGSFSVTSSEDAFSGVFGIMDAAKGMVQGGLGATQSALVGTKEAVSGGVMGAVGVAKGLVKGGLDTSKNVLTNTKDTVTTGVMGAANMAKGTVQTGLDTTKSVVMGTKDTVATGLAGAVNVAKGTIQGGLDTTKSVVMGTKDTVTTGLTGAVNVAKGVVQGGLDTTKSVVMGTKDTVTTGLTGAMNVAKGTAQMGIDTSKTVLTGTKDTVCAGATGAINVAKGAAQGGLDTTKSVLIGTKDTVTTGLTGAVNVAKGAVQGGLDTTKSVVMGTKDTVTTGLTGAMNVAKGTAQMGLGTSKTVLTGTKDTVCAGLTGAINVAKGAAQGGLDTTKSVLMGTKDTVTTGLTGAVNVAKGTIQGGLDTTKSVVMGTKDTVTTGLTGAVNVAKGTIQGGLDTTKSVVMGTKDTVTTGLTGAVNVAKGAVQGGLDTTKSVVMGTKDTVTTGLTGALNVAKGTAQMGIDTSKTVLTGTKDTVCAGATGAINMAKGAAQEGLDTTKSVLMGTKDTVTTGLTGAINVAKGSAQGGLDTTKSVLIGTKDTVSTGLTGALNVAKGTVQTGLDTSQRVLTGTKDNVYAGVTGAVNVAKGTIQGGLDTTKSVVMGTKDTVTTGLTGAVNVAKGAAQGGLDTTKSVVMGTKDTVTTGLTGAMNVAKGTAQMGLGTSKTVLTGTKDTVCAGLTGAINVAKGAAQGGLDTTKSVLMGTKDTVTTGLTGAVNVAKGTIQGGLDTTKSVVMGTKDTVTTGLTGAVNVAKGAVQGGLDTTKSVVMGTKDTVTTGLTGALNVAKGTAQMGIDTSKTVLIGTKDTVCAGATGAINMAKGAAQGGLDTTKSVLMGTKDTVTTGLTGAINVAKGSAQGGLDTTKSVLIGTKDTVTTGLTGALNVAKGTVQTGLDTSQRVLTGTKDNVYAGVTGAVNVAKGTIQGGLDTTKSVVMGTKDTVTTGLTGAVNVAKGAVQGGLDTTKSVVMGTKDTVTTGLTGAMNVAKGTAQMGIDTSKTVLTGTKDTVCAGLTGAINVAKGATQGGLDTTKSVLMGTKDTVTTGLTGAINVAKGAAQGGLDTTKSVLLGTKDTVTTGLTGAANVAKETVQMGLDTSKNILMDTKDSICAGATGAITVVKGAAQGGLDTSNAALTGTMDTAKGTVQTSLDTSKHMLIGMKDTVCAGVTSAMNMAKGIHKNTDTTRDTQSSVLAHSGNVATNAIHTGVHTVPSSLSGSHSIICHEPSIYRATNHGVGQAILTSTESLCCETSSFSDKYGLGHVTEPRADTKTLVSGMASSACAATRSVEECGQLAATGFAALPDELKGLGDIFQPMTTEEQAQLAVSESGPRVLSADRGSYYIRLGDLAPSFRQRAFEHALSHIQHNQFQARAALAQLQEAFQMTDMTMEAACGKLCSDQSLNTMVEAVGSHEVGVAWAFLPTAPSQSSVPPYLSPPLQMRASVAQDRLCTLAHQLHAAYSSLVTSLQGLPEVQQQAGQARHSLCKLYGLVSSEAGSELQTEQLAQSSAGVVEAWQGLEVLLEKLQQNPPLSWLVGPFTSMPCGQL from the exons ATGTCAGCTTCAGGAGATGGGACCAGGGTCCCCCCCAAATCCAAAGGCAAG ACCTTGAGCAGTTTCTTTGGGTCCCTGCCTGGCTTCAGCTCTGCCCGGAACCTGGTGTCCCACACTCACAGCTCCACCTCCACAAAGGACTTACAAACAGCAACAGACCCCTCGGGGACTCCTGCCCCCTCATCTAAAG tgTCCACCAACTCACAGATGGCAGGGGATGCAGCAGGGCTGCTCCAACCTTCTGAACAGGTGAGCTGGTTTGGAAGACCTTGGACAGGAAACCTGGGCTTCTCTGGGAGGTTCTACTTCCTTTCACGAG CTGGAGACAAGGACATGGGAAGTTTCAGTGTGACCAGCAGTGAAGATGCCTTCTCTGGGGTGTTTGGCATCATGGATGCTGCAAAAGGAATGGTCCAGGGTGGACTGGGTGCTACCCAGTCGGCCCTTGTCGGAACTAAGGAGGCAGTATCTGGAGGTGTGATGGGAGCAGTGGGCGTGGCCAAAGGTCTTGTCAAGGGAGGTCTTGACACTTCAAAGAATGTCCTCACCAATACGAAGGACACAGTTACCACAGGAGTCATGGGAGCTGCAAACATGGCCAAAGGGACAGTACAGACAGGCCTGGACACCACCAAGTCTGTGGTCATGGGCACTAAGGACACAGTGGCCACAGGACTTGCAGGGGCTGTGAATGTGGCTAAAGGCACCATCCAGGGTGGCCTGGACACCACCAAGTCTGTGGTCATGGGCACTAAGGACACGGTGACCACAGGACTCACAGGGGCTGTGAACGTGGCTAAAGGTGTTGTCCAGGGTGGCCTGGACACTACCAAGTCTGTGGTCATGGGCACCAAGGACACAGTAACCACAGGACTCACAGGGGCCATGAATGTGGCTAAAGGCACAGCGCAGATGGGTATAGACACCAGCAAGACTGTGCTGACTGGCACAAAGGACACTGTATGTGCTGGGGCCACAGGAGCCATTAATGTAGCTAAAGGGGCTGCCCAAGGAGGCCTGGACACCACCAAGTCTGTGCTCATAGGCACCAAGGATACGGTGACCACAGGGCTCACAGGGGCTGTGAACGTGGCTAAAGGTGCTGTCCAGGGAGGCCTGGACACTACCAAGTCTGTGGTCATGGGCACCAAGGACACGGTAACCACAGGACTCACTGGGGCCATGAATGTGGCTAAAGGCACAGCACAGATGGGTCTTGGCACCAGCAAGACTGTGCTGACTGGCACAAAGGACACTGTATGTGCTGGGCTCACAGGAGCCATTAATGTGGCTAAAGGGGCTGCCCAAGGAGGCCTGGACACCACCAAGTCTGTGCTCATGGGTACAAAGGACACAGTGACCACAGGGCTCACAGGGGCTGTGAACGTGGCTAAAGGTACCATCCAGGGTGGCCTGGACACCACCAAGTCTGTGGTCATGGGCACTAAGGACACGGTGACCACAGGGCTCACAGGGGCTGTGAACGTGGCTAAAGGTACCATCCAGGGTGGCCTGGACACCACCAAGTCTGTGGTCATGGGCACTAAGGACACGGTGACCACAGGACTCACAGGGGCTGTGAACGTGGCTAAAGGTGCTGTCCAGGGTGGCCTGGACACTACCAAATCTGTGGTCATGGGCACCAAGGACACAGTAACCACAGGACTCACAGGGGCCTTGAATGTGGCTAAAGGCACAGCACAGATGGGTATAGACACCAGCAAGACTGTGCTGACTGGCACAAAGGACACTGTATGTGCTGGGGCCACAGGAGCCATTAACATGGCTAAAGGGGCTGCCCAAGAAGGCCTGGACACTACCAAGTCCGTGCTCATGGGTACAAAGGACACGGTGACCACAGGACTCACAGGGGCCATTAACGTGGCTAAAGGGTCTGCCCAAGGAGGCCTGGACACCACCAAGTCTGTGCTCATTGGTACGAAGGACACGGTGTCCACAGGGCTCACAGGAGCCTTGAATGTGGCCAAAGGAACAGTACAGACAGGTCTGGATACTAGCCAGAGAGTGCTGACAGGCACAAAGGACAATGTATATGCTGGGGTCACTGGTGCAGTAAATGTGGCCAAAGGTACCATCCAGGGCGGCTTGGACACCACCAAGTCTGTGGTCATGGGCACTAAGGACACGGTGACCACAGGACTCACAGGGGCTGTGAACGTGGCTAAAGGTGCTGCCCAGGGAGGCCTGGACACTACCAAGTCTGTGGTCATGGGCACCAAGGACACAGTAACCACAGGACTCACAGGGGCCATGAATGTGGCTAAAGGCACAGCACAGATGGGTCTTGGCACCAGCAAGACTGTGCTGACTGGCACAAAGGACACTGTATGTGCTGGGCTCACAGGAGCCATTAATGTGGCTAAAGGGGCTGCCCAAGGAGGCCTGGACACCACCAAGTCTGTGCTCATGGGTACAAAGGACACAGTGACCACAGGGCTCACAGGGGCTGTGAACGTGGCTAAAGGTACCATCCAGGGTGGCCTGGACACCACCAAGTCTGTGGTCATGGGCACTAAGGACACGGTGACCACAGGACTCACAGGGGCTGTGAACGTGGCTAAAGGTGCTGTCCAGGGTGGCCTGGACACTACCAAGTCTGTGGTCATGGGCACCAAGGACACAGTAACCACAGGACTCACAGGGGCCTTGAATGTGGCTAAAGGCACAGCACAGATGGGTATAGACACCAGCAAGACTGTGCTGATTGGCACAAAGGACACTGTATGTGCTGGGGCCACAGGAGCCATTAACATGGCTAAAGGGGCTGCCCAAGGAGGCCTGGACACTACCAAGTCCGTGCTCATGGGTACAAAGGACACGGTGACCACAGGACTCACAGGGGCCATTAACGTGGCTAAAGGGTCTGCCCAAGGAGGCCTGGACACCACCAAGTCTGTGCTCATTGGTACGAAGGACACGGTGACCACAGGGCTCACAGGAGCCTTGAATGTGGCCAAAGGAACAGTACAGACAGGTCTGGATACTAGCCAGAGAGTGCTGACAGGCACAAAGGACAATGTATATGCTGGGGTCACTGGTGCAGTAAATGTGGCCAAAGGTACCATCCAGGGCGGCTTGGACACCACCAAGTCTGTGGTCATGGGCACTAAGGACACGGTGACCACAGGACTCACAGGGGCTGTGAACGTGGCTAAAGGTGCTGTCCAGGGTGGCCTGGACACTACCAAATCTGTGGTCATGGGCACCAAGGACACAGTAACCACAGGACTCACAGGGGCCATGAATGTGGCTAAAGGCACAGCACAGATGGGTATAGACACCAGCAAGACTGTGCTGACTGGCACAAAGGACACTGTATGTGCTGGGCTCACAGGAGCCATTAATGTAGCTAAAGGGGCTACCCAAGGAGGCCTGGACACCACCAAGTCTGTGCTCATGGGTACAAAGGACACGGTGACCACAGGACTCACAGGTGCCATTAATGTTGCCAAAGGGGCTGCCCAAGGAGGCCTGGATACCACCAAGTCTGTGCTCTTAGGTACCAAGGACACCGTGACCACGGGGCTCACAGGGGCAGCAAATGTGGCCAAAGAAACAGTGCAAATGGGTCTGGATACCAGCAAGAACATCCTGATGGACACAAAGGACTCTATATGTGCTGGGGCCACAGGAGCCATTACTGTGGTCAAAGGGGCTGCTCAAGGAGGCCTGGATACTTCGAACGCAGCACTCACAGGCACAATGGACACGGCCAAAGGAACAGTGCAAACAAGCCTGGACACCAGCAAGCATATGCTTATAGGCATGAAGGACACTGTCTGTGCTGGGGTTACCAGTGCCATGAACATGGCTAAAGGTATTCATAAGAACACAGACACCACCAGAGACACCCAGTCTTCTGTGCTGGCTCATTCAGGTAATGTAGCCACCAATGCCATCCACACAGGTGTTCACACAGTTCCGAGTTCACTCTCTGGCTCTCATTCCATCATCTGTCATGAGCCTAGCATTTACAGAGCCACTAACCATGGGGTAGGACAAGCCATCCTGACTTCTACAGAGTCCCTGTGCTGTGAGACAAGCAGCTTCTCAGACAAATATGGCTTGGGGCATGTCACAGAGCCCAGAGCTGACACCAAAACCCTTGTGTCTGGTATGGCTTCATCTGCCTGCGCAGCTACCAGGTCAGTGGAGGAGTGTGGTCAGCTGGCTGCCACAGGCTTTGCTGCACTTCCTGATGAGTTGAAAGGGCTGGGTGATATCTTTCAGCCCATGACAACTGAGGAACAAG CTCAGCTGGCAGTCTCAGAGTCAGGGCCCCGAGTACTCTCTGCTGACCGGGGAAGCTACTACATCCGTCTGGGTGACCTGGCCCCTAGCTTCCGCCAGCGGGCCTTCGAACATGCCCTGAGCCACATACAGCACAACCAGTTCCAAGCCAGGGCTGCACTAGCCCAGCTCCAGGAGGCCTTCCAGATG ACAGACATGACCATGGAGGCTGCATGTGGGAAGCTGTGCAGTGACCAGAGCTTGAACACCATGGTGGAGGCTGTTGGTAGCCATGAGGTGGGTGTGGCATGGGCCTTCCTTCCCACTGCCCCTAGTCAAAGCTCTGTCCCTCCTTACCTTTCTCCACCTCTGCAGATGCGGGCTTCCGTGGCTCAGGACAGGCTGTGCACCCTCGCCCATCAGCTCCATGCAGCTTACAGCAGCCTAGTAACCAGCCTGCAGGGCCTGCCAGaggtgcagcagcaggcagggcaggcacgGCACAGCCTCTGCAAGCTGTATGGCCTTGTGTCTTCGGAGGCAGGTAGTGAGCTGCAGACAGAGCAGCTGGCCCAGAGCAGTGCTGGTGTTGTTGAGGCCTGGCAGGGCCTGGAGGTGCTGCTTGAGAAGCTGCAGCAGAACCCTCCACTCAGCTGGCTGGTTGGACCCTTCACCTCGATGCCTTGTGGCCAGCTGTAG